From the genome of Drosophila melanogaster chromosome 2L, one region includes:
- the CG4213 gene encoding uncharacterized protein, isoform B yields MGNAESTQSADDTQMQMQQSTDDEPWWNNIEHEDLILEQAPRATTQKEAEEVLPENRVKYRENKVAIEMEDKGNETHQREQTLEEFREELRQKKEVRQNAVQGLRDEIASLKEQLAIEKSENQRLRKVTATDGQADNQHDHSNSPSKPDADPDDENPSSRSRHANIELANAQLALQQAQAENLSLRGEVEVVQRQVGTLKEVISCCKQMLSVKEEQCAQLKMKLTEIENSFSEREMKIMSNNLRQEYERQLVNIRQLRQLYEERQRVAAAEYENLQRLISIKRDELTAEQDKNKSLEDRNHSLLKEVEMANEELAKLREECGEHKFEKRLLSEQVGAVNMLFSQLIMGFNGKSSMNIDRVNRMLEENRHLLNQMTQAEGNCSDGATLPKLLFDLVEQATGHGDSAEESDKSRSATPTPKATPTKEDTTDGCQPGGEVEKCRKGSSRSGSGVDATAASLKSHEPEIMGKVASAQEIIGNLPKVWKVLMELLSHHKIERVQLEELPSSSAAFPSSSASNASGKDEGESHRKPPELSVSKTYIKLKDLILEKKSLVKETTRLKTLNSHLDYRLNQQEKRLSGVSLELTKTWHLVGKMQRQHRQLHTQEQILRYQLQQKRRLLSELKDELEYCRRKWALARAKNDESQEQCDEWRREFARRKLEDANHSAESGYSDSGPQSDEERDLGTVDPVEAPTSSSTCRRKLLRDQFEHTRKIKRMQSTSPGRQGFEGEEAEADNIVLRWNSAPPTCGWREEAEEGEDVDELEEEGAHGLLPKSLHSSRSRQRSVEGSSETAGTASRIQKLEEQCKNLIQQVLETSGNRERLEIQLCQFQDDIAPAQHAVPLEEFINRKRMERMTRASSAPATGSLTPREEEYTRKRSERLGRLEEESRQLMSRIRRTADRGHYLKKSLDRIRRAPSREASFESNTEEEAIPASKSESCPATSPLTAEEEEYTSRRAARIQRMERESRQLISQLTRNSERGENFATKLDTLHEQYGPNPQLDQDRSSTSMSQTLEQRLEDIERVSATRAERLRILELQGNELIARLSSTSERGTAMINRIAEREATRRQEAELVEQTVSSEEATSSEASTRIVRHPEEEAEGADCFVTVTTTASQVALKLQSTGAIPKTTTRHVMPQTKLCAATRQDDAAKKRSSGREAIQKEAPETLEDMVQRLRALPFPEKTQENESEQSETETSNQNTYSFTEYTNQEDILDLEDNPHNKVEDENTEGQESGQPTTSNQLDEQKHMNTEH; encoded by the exons ATGGGAAATGCCGAGTCCACACAGTCTGCGGATGATACGCAAATGCAGATGCAGCAGTCCACTGATGACGAGCCCTGGTGGAACAACATCGAGCACGAGGATCTCATTCTGGAACAGGCCCCCCGAGCCACAACCCAAAAAGAAGCTGAGGAGGTACTTCCCGAAAATAGAGTGAAATATCGTGAGAATAAAGTTGCAATTGAAATGGAGGACAAAGGAAATGAGACCCATCAACGAGAACAGACCCTCGAAGAGTTCAGAGAAGAGCTTCGTCAGAAAAAAGAGGTTCGCCAAAATGCTGTGCAGGGCCTGAGGGATGAAATTGCTAGTCTTAAAGAACAATTGGCCATAGAAAAATCTGAGAATCAACGTCTTAGAAAAGTTACGGCTACAGACGGTCAAGCCGATAATCAGCACGACCATTCGAATAGTCCCAGTAAGCCTGATGCAGATCCAGATGATGAGAATCCCAGTTCCAGGAGCCGCCATGCCAATATCGAACTGGCCAATGCTCAGTTGGCTTTGCAGCAGGCACAGGCCGAGAATTTGTCATTGCGTGGAGAAGTGGAAGTGGTTCAACGCCAGGTAGGAACCCTGAAGGAGGTCATCTCCTGCTGCAAGCAGATGCTGAGCGTGAAGGAGGAACAGTGTGCTCAG CTCAAGATGAAGCTGACGGAAATCGAAAACTCTTTTAGTGAGCGCGAAATGAAGATTATGTCGAACAATCTTCGCCAGGAATACGAGCGCCAACTGGTGAATATCCGCCAGTTAAGGCAACTTTATGAAGAGCGACAGAGAGTGGCTGCTGCGGAGTACGAGAATCTCCAGCGCCTAATCTCGATCAAGAGAGACGAACTTACGGCCGAGCAGGATAA AAATAAAAGCTTGGAGGACCGCAATCACAGCCTTCTCAAAGAGGTGGAGATGGCCAATGAGGAGCTGGCGAAGCTCCGGGAGGAGTGCGGCGAGCACAAGTTTGAGAAGCGTCTGCTTAGTGAGCAAGTGGGTGCAGTTAACATG CTCTTCAGCCAGCTAATCATGGGGTTCAATGGCAAGAGCAGCATGAACATCGATCGCGTCAATCGAATGCTGGAGGAGAACCGCCACCTCCTCAATCAAATGACCCAAGCGGAGGGAAACTGCAGCGACGGTGCCACTCTGCCCAAGTTGCTCTTCGACCTTGTGGAGCAAGCTACTGGTCATGGAGATTCCGCCGAGGAATCAGATAAAAGTCGCAGcgccacacccacacccaaaGCCACTCCCACAAAGGAGGACACAACGGACGGTTGTCAACCGGGTGGAGAAGTCGAAAAATGCCGGAAGGGGAGCTCGCGCTCGGGCTCGGGTGTGGATGCCACTGCGGCTTCGTTAAAAAGCCATGAGCCCGAAATTATGGGAAAAGTTGCCTCGGCCCAAGAAATTATTGGCAACTTGCCAAAAGTTTGGAAAGTGTTGATGGAGCTCTTGAGCCACCACAAAATCGAGCGCGTGCAGTTGGAGGAGCTGCCATCCTCTAGTGCGGCGTTTCCTTCCTCATCCGCATCCAACGCTTCTGGCAAGGACGAGGGAGAGTCCCACCGCAAGCCACCGGAGCTTAGCGTCAGCAAAACCTACATCAAACTAAAG GACCTTATTCTGGAGAAGAAGTCGCTGGTGAAGGAGACAACCCGACTAAAAACCCTTAACAGCCATCTGGATTACCGCCTCAACCAACAGGAGAAGCGGTTGAGCGGTGTGAGCTTGGAGCTAACCAAAACCTGGCACCTAGTGGGCAAGATGCAGCGCCAGCATCGCCAACTGCACACACAGGAGCAGATCCTTCGCTATCAGTTGCAGCAGAAGCGACGTCTCTTGAGCGAACTTAAGGATGAGCTGGAGTACTGCCGCAGGAAATGGGCATTGGCCAGGGCTAAGAACGACGAGAGCCAGGAGCAGTGTGACGAGTGGCGCAGGGAATTCGCCAGGAGAAAATTAGAGGATGCAAATCACTCGGCTGAGAGTGGTTACAGCGATTCGGGTCCCCAATCGGATGAGGAGCGAGATCTGGGTACAGTGGATCCTGTAGAAGCCCCCACTTCATCGAGCACTTGTCGCCGAAAGCTTCTTAGGGATCAATTCGAGCATACGCGCAAAATTAAGCGAATGCAAAGCACTTCCCCTGGGCGTCAGGGATTCGAAGGCGAGGAAGCTGAGGCTGATAATATCGTTCTTCGCTGGAACAGTGCTCCACCTACTTGCGGCTGGAGGGAAGAAGCTGAAGAAGGAGAAGATGTTGACGAGCTAGAAGAGGAAGGAGCCCATGGTCTTCTGCCTAAGTCGCTACACAGCTCCAGAAGCAGACAAAGAAGTGTGGAAGGGTCAAGTGAAACAGCAGGAACAGCCAGTCGCATCCAGAAGCTTGAGGAGCAGTGTAAAAATCTTATTCAGCAAGTCTTAGAAACCTCTGGAAATCGGGAGCGCCTTGAGATTCAGTTGTGCCAGTTTCAGGATGACATCGCTCCCGCGCAACATGCTGTGCCCTTGGAGGAATTCATAAACAGGAAGCGCATGGAGCGAATGACCAGGGCCAGTTCAGCACCAGCCACCGGAAGCCTTACACCGCGAGAGGAAGAGTACACAAGGAAACGATCGGAGCGGTTGGGTCGCCTAGAAGAGGAGTCGCGCCAACTGATGTCAAGGATTAGGCGCACTGCCGATCGAGGTCACTACCTTAAAAAATCTTTGGACAGGATTAGAAGAGCACCAAGCAGAGAGGCGAGCTTCGAAAGTAACACAGAGGAGGAAGCAATCCCGGCATCGAAAAGTGAATCCTGTCCAGCTACATCTCCTCTCACCGCTGAGGAAGAGGAATATACATCCAGAAGGGCAGCGAGGATTCAGCGTATGGAGCGTGAAAGTCGACAGTTAATATCGCAGCTCACAAGAAATTCTGAGCGCGGTGAAAACTTTGCTACCAAATTGGATACCCTACATGAACAGTACGGCCCAAATCCTCAGCTGGATCAGGATCGAAGCTCCACTAGCATGTCGCAGACTTTAGAGCAACGATTGGAGGACATTGAAAGGGTATCGGCTACTAGAGCCGAACGTCTTCGTATTCTGGAGCTTCAAGGAAACGAACTGATTGCCCGTTTGAGCTCCACATCTGAAAGGGGCACAGCCATGATCAACAGGATTGCGGAAAGAGAAGCTACTCGGCGTCAGGAAGCAGAACTGGTGGAACAAACTGTTTCGTCCGAAGAAGCCACCAGCTCCGAAGCCAGCACTAGGATTGTCCGTCATCCCGAGGAGGAAGCCGAGGGAGCAGATTGTTTTGTGACGGTGACCACCACTGCTAGTCAGGTAGCACTAAAACTACAATCCACGGGAGCCATCCCCAAGACTACGACGAGGCATGTCATGCCACAAACCAAGTTGTGTGCTGCCACTCGACAGGATGATGCGGCCAAGAAGCGATCTTCTGGAAGGGAAGCTATTCAGAAGGAAGCCCCCGAAACCCTTGAGGACATGGTGCAGAGACTTAGGGCACTGCCGTTTCCAGAAAAAACTCAAGAAAATGAGTCAGAGCAGTCTGAAACAGAAACTTCTAATCAGAATACATATTCCTTTACGGAATACACAAATCAGGAAGATATATTGGACCTAGAAGATAACCCACATAATAAAGTTGAGGATGAAAATAccgaaggtcaggaatccggtCAACCTACAACGAGCAATCAACTAGACGAGCAGAAACACATGAATACCGAGCACTGA
- the Polr1B gene encoding RNA polymerase I subunit B: MLEEMQQMKTIPVLTNSRPEFKQIPKKLSRHLANLGGPHVDSFDEMLTVGLDNSAKHMIPNHWLSPAGEKISMKVESIWIAKPKVPQDVIDVRTREIYPTDSRQLHVSYSGMCSVRLGWSVNGVQKTPINMDLGEVPIMLRSKACNLGQATPEEMVKHGEHDSEWGGIFVIRGNEKIVRMLIMTRRNHPICVKRSSWKDRGQNFSDLGMLVQTVREDESSLSNVVHYLNNGTAKFMFSHVKRLSYVPVCLILKCLMDYTDEEIYNRLVQGYESDQYYVSCVQAMLREVQNENVYTHAQCKSFIGNLFRARFPEVPEWQPDDDVTDFILRERVMIHLDTYEDKFQLIVFMIQKLFQCAQGKYKVENVDSAMMQEVLLPGHLYQKYLSERVESWVSQVRRCLQKKLTSPDALVTSAVMTQCMRQAGGVGRAIESFLATGNIASRTGLGLMQNSGLVIMAENINRMRYMSHFRAIHRGSYFTTMRTTEARQLLPDAWGFICPVHTPDGTPCGLLNHLTLTCEISMRPDPKLVKAIPKHLIDMGMMPLSNRRYLGEKLYVVFLDGKHLGHIHQSEAEKIVDELRYGKIFGTLPQMMEIGFIPFKKNGQFPGLYIATGPARMMRPVWNLKWKRVEYIGTLEQLYMEIAIDAKEMYPDFTTHLELAKTHFMSNLANLIPMPDYNQSPRNMYQCQMGKQTMGTPCLNWPKQAANKLYRLQTPGTPLFRPVHYDNIQLDDFAMGTNAIVAVISYTGYDMEDAMIINKAAYERGFAYGSIYKTKFLTLDKKSSYFARHPHMPELIKHLDTDGLPHPGSKLSYGSPLYCYFDGEVATYKVVKMDEKEDCIVESIRQLGSFDLSPKKMVAITLRVPRPATIGDKFASRAGQKGICSQKYPAEDLPFTESGLIPDIVFNPHGFPSRMTIAMMIETMAGKGAAIHGNVYDATPFRFSEENTAIDYFGKMLEAGGYNYYGTERLYSGVDGREMTADIFFGVVHYQRLRHMVFDKWQVRSTGAVEARTHQPIKGRKRGGGVRFGEMERDALISHGAAFLLQDRLFHNSDKTHTLVCHKCGSILAPLQRIVKRNETGGLSSQPDTCRLCGDNSSVSMIEIPFSFKYLVTELSSVNINARFKLNEI, translated from the exons ATGCTGGAGGAGATGCAACAAATGAAGACCATTCCAGTGCTGACCAATTCCCGCCCGGAGTTTAAGCAGATACCTAAAAAACTCAGCAGG CATTTGGCCAATTTGGGAGGTCCACATGTGGATTCCTTCGACGAGATGCTGACCGTGGGACTGGATAACTCGGCCAAACACATGATCCCGAACCACTGGCTGAGTCCTGCCGGCGAAAAGATTTCAATGAAAGTAGAATCAATATGGATAGCGAAGCCAAAGGTGCCGCAAGATGTGATTGATGTGCGCACCCGAGAGATTTACCCCACGGACTCCAGGCAGCTCCATGTCTCCTACTCGGGAATGTGCTCGGTCCGATTGGGGTGGAGTGTCAATGGAGTGCAAAAGACTCCCATAAACATGGACCTAGGAGAAGTGCCCATCATGTTGCGCTCCAAAGCCTGCAATCTGGGACAGGCTACTCCGGAAGAAATGGTAAAACATGGAGAGCACGACAGCGAGTGGGGGGGCATTTTTGTGATCCGAGGAAATGAGAAGATTGTACGTATGTTGATCATGACCCGGAGGAACCATCCCATATGTGTAAAACGTTCATCCTGGAAGGATCGTGGACAGAATTTTAGCGATTTGGGTATGTTAGTGCAAACGGTCCGTGAGGACGAATCATCCCTGAGCAATGTAGTACATTATTTAAACAATGGAACTGCAAAGTTTATGTTTTCTCACGTCAAGAGACTATCATACGTACCAGTTTGCCTGATCCTCAAGTGCCTAATGGATTATACAGATGAGGAAATATACAACAGATTGGTGCAAGGCTACGAGTCCGACCAGTACTATGTGTCCTGCGTGCAAGCCATGTTGAGGGAAGTTCAAAATGAAAACGTCTATACGCACGCCCAGTGCAAGAGCTTCATTGGCAATCTGTTCCGTGCCCGCTTCCCAGAAGTTCCGGAATGGCAACCGGATGATGATGTCACAGACTTTATTCTTAGGGAGCGAGTAATGATTCACCTGGATACCTATGAGGATAAGTTCCAGTTGATTGTGTTTATGATTCAGAAGCTTTTCCAATGCGCACAGGGCAAGTACAAAGTGGAGAACGTCGACTCAGCTATGATGCAGGAAGTGCTTCTGCCAGGCCATCTCTATCAGAAATACCTAAGTGAGCGAGTCGAATCCTGGGTCTCGCAAGTCCGACGTTGCCTTCAAAAAAAACTGACTTCACCTGATGCCCTAGTTACCAGTGCTGTGATGACGCAGTGCATGCGACAAGCAGGAGGAGTTGGCCGGGCCATAGAGTCGTTTTTAGCAACTGGAAATATTGCGAGTCGCACTGGCCTGGGATTAATGCAAAATAGCGGATTAGTCATTATGGCGGAGAACATTAACAGGATGCGTTACATGTCCCACTTTCGCGCCATCCACCGTGGTTCCTATTTTACAACGATGAGAACCACTGAGGCGCGGCAGCTGCTCCCGGATGCCTGGGGTTTTATTTGTCCAGTGCACACTCCTGATGGCACACCGTGCGGACtgttaaatcatttgactctAACTTGCGAGATTTCGATGCGTCCCGATCCCAAGTTGGTGAAG gcCATTCCCAAGCATCTTATAGATATGGGCATGATGCCCTTGtcaaaccgaagatatttggGCGAAAAACTTTACGTCGTCTTCCTAGATGGCAAACACTTGGGTCACATTCATCAATCAGAAGCCGAAAAAATAGTTGACGAATTGCGCTACGGGAAGATATTCGGCACCCTTCCCCAGATGATGGAAATCGGCTTTATACCCTTCAAGAAGAACGGTCAGTTTCCAGGGCTTTACATTGCAACGGGTCCTGCCAGGATGATGAGGCCCGTTTGGAACCTAAAGTGGAAAAGGGTggagtacatcggaacactgGAACAGCTTTATATGGAGATCGCCATCGATGCAAAGGAAATGTATCCTGACTTCACCACTCATTTGGAGTTGGCTAAGACCCACTTCATGAGCAACTTGGCCAACTTGATACCCATGCCGGACTACAATCAATCGCCACGTAACATGTACCAGTGTCAGATGGGAAAACAGACGATGGGAACGCCATGCTTGAATTGGCCTAAGCAAGCGGCCAACAAGTTATACCGCCTTCAGACGCCAGGGACTCCTCTCTTCCGACCAGTACACTACGACAACATCCAGCTGGATGACTTTGCAATGGGCACAAATGCTATTGTAGCTGTCATTTCCTACACGGGCTACGACATGGAAGATGCTATGATCATCAACAAGGCTGCTTATGAACGAGGATTCGCCTATGGAAGTATCTACAAAACAAAGTTTTTGACGTTGGACAAGAAGAGCAGTTACTTCGCAAGGCATCCACACATGCCGGAGTTAATAAAGCATCTTGACACGGATGGTCTTCCACATCCGGGCTCCAAATTGAGCTATGGTTCGCCCCTGTACTGTTACTTTGACGGAGAGGTCGCCACTTATAAAGTTGTGAAAATGGATGAAAAGGAGGATTGCATAGTAGAGAGCATCCGACAGTTGGGAAGCTTCGATTTGTCGCCAAAAAAAATGGTGGCCATCACACTGAGGGTTCCACGACCTGCCACTATTGGAGACAAGTTTGCATCAAGAGCTGGTCAGAAAGGAATTTGCTCACAAAAATATCCTGCAGAGGACTTGCCATTTACGGAATCTGGTTTGATTCCAGACATTGTGTTCAATCCCCACGGCTTCCCCTCCCGAATGACAATCGCCATGATGATAGAAACGATGGCGGGAAAGGGGGCTGCAATCCACGGAAATGTTTACGATGCCACGCCTTTTCGCTTCTCCGAAGAGAATACTGCTATTgactattttggcaaaatgtTAGAGGCTGGGGGTTACAATTACTACGGAACGGAGAGGCTGTATTCCGGCGTAGATGGCCGCGAGATGACTGCTGACATATTTTTTGGAGTGGTGCATTACCAGCGTCTTCGGCACATGGTGTTTGACAAGTGGCAAGTAAGATCTACGGGAGCGGTGGAAGCTCGGACCCATCAGCCAATTAAGGGCAGAAAACGCGGTGGAGGCGTCAGATTCGGTGAGATGGAACGGGATGCTTTGATCTCTCACGGTGCTGCTTTCCTGCTGCAGGATCGCTTGTTCCACAACTCCGATAAGACGCACACCCTGGTGTGCCACAAGTGCGGCTCCATTCTGGCGCCTCTGCAACGCATTGTTAAGCGAAATGAGACGGGAGGACTCTCTTCTCAGCCAGATACGTGTCGCTTGTGCGGGGATAACAGTTCTGTATCGATGATCGAGATACCATTCTCTTTTAAGTATCTGGTTACCGAATTGAGTTCGGTCAACATTAATGCGAGATTTAAGTTAAatgaaatttga